In Nilaparvata lugens isolate BPH chromosome 5, ASM1435652v1, whole genome shotgun sequence, the following proteins share a genomic window:
- the LOC120351243 gene encoding heterogeneous nuclear ribonucleoprotein C-like, whose translation MGDGEYEGATKIIRDPSTVKSRIFIGNTPSNVTKKNLEDIFSPYGQIIAIVLNRGFAFLQFSNEDSANSAIEKECGTMCGGKKLGTFIFSFVLL comes from the exons ATGGGTGACGGAGAGTATGAAGGAGCAACGAAAATAATAAGAGATCCGAGCACTGTCAAGTCtcgaatttttattggaaatactCCATCAAATGTTACTAAGAAAAATCTTGAAGATATATTCTCTCCTTATGGACAAATCATTG CTATCGTTTTGAATCGTGGTTTCGCATTCCTTCAATTTTCCAACGAGGATAGCGCTAATAGTGCTATCGAGAAAGAGTGTGGGACCATGTGTGGAGGAAAGAAATTGGGTACGTTTATTTTTTCGTTTGTACttctataa
- the LOC111060504 gene encoding exonuclease 3'-5' domain-containing protein 2, with protein sequence MLEFFNSLLNKLFPSRQNQNNDKFPSNMLKYFKSWLNKQNPEIENDITAETAVKVVIIVLVIICLSKFIKFLLRRLKWRRNGPNIIHTANECHNAVLELRKKCKDVRVIGLDCEWVFEGRIALLQLASIDGYCSLIRLCALGHVPSSLEALLSDRSIIKTGVAVNSDASRLLRDYGVRCNGVLDLRYMAPAVGSVPAGLGKMSNLYLNKELDKDLSITCSNWEAGCLSERQIQYAADDALVSVQLFQYFNNLMLKRDLPWYKRLFWSYEKVWARVEWYWRPYIDLPFPGDQILRIPQPFFFMNQ encoded by the exons ATGCTAGAGTTTTTTAATAGTTTGCTCAATAAACTATTTCCTAGTAGgcaaaatcaaaataatgataaatttccTAGTAACATGCTAAAGTATTTTAAGAGTTGGCTCAATAAGCAAAATcctgaaatagaaaatgatataACTGCTGAAACAGCAGTTAAAGTAGTAATCATAGTTCTTGTAATTATTTGTTTGTCAAagtttataaaattcttattgcGCCGGTTGAAGTGGAGAAGAAATGGTCCGAACATCATCCACACCGCTAATGAATGTCACAATGCAGTATTGGAGTTGAGAAA AAAATGTAAAGATGTCCGGGTCATAGGACTGGATTGTGAATGGGTTTTTGAAGGCAGGATCGCTCTCCTTCAATTGGCTTCAATTGACGGCTATTGCTCACTAATTCGACTTTGTGCTCTAGGCCATGTACCAAGTTCATTAGAA GCACTGCTGTCTGATAGATCGATAATAAAGACTGGCGTGGCAGTTAACAGTGATGCGAGCAGACTGTTGCGAGACTACGGCGTACGTTGCAATGGAGTGCTGGACTTGAGGTACATGGCCCCGGCTGTCGGATCGGTGCCTGCGGGCCTCGGAAAGATGTCCAATCTCTATTTGA ATAAAGAACTGGATAAAGATTTGAGCATCACGTGCAGCAACTGGGAAGCCGGCTGTCTCTCAGAGAGGCAAATCCAATATGCCGCAGATGACGCCTTAGTGTCGGTCCAgttgttccaatatttcaacaatCTAATG TTGAAACGAGATTTACCCTGGTACAAGCGATTGTTCTGGAGCTACGAAAAAGTGTGGGCTCGGGTTGAATGGTACTGGCGACCCTACATCGATCTTCCGTTCCCTGGCGATCAAATTCTAAGAATTCCTCAGCCATTCTTttttatgaatcaataa